A region of Crenobacter cavernae DNA encodes the following proteins:
- a CDS encoding PglL family O-oligosaccharyltransferase — protein sequence MLLAPLSFAFLSPLRYAPLPDWCSDVAAAALIALAALFAAWLPSVSPSARLHRVQLGLAALAVGLVLPSLSVMPAYPGVALQAATVLLLLMLAASLQQQAIARLGRDAVLTTFAAVVLLGALLQAAIGFAQALGLAPLAQGWLLFDMNAPTTVLGNIGQRNQLGHYLGWGLVSACYLHSVGRLRIGLFVPVALALALLMGWSASRLVLGYGLGLGVLTLIWLRRADDGALRRFGKAAGIALLCLAVCLLWSQEINAFLRWLGLPVHAASGSERMMDAGFGARRRVEWAKAWRVFLDHPLAGVGWGGYAYESVRLEALGLFGRMPENALFTHTHNIFMQLLAETGVAGTIIVVGGGLWAAWPLFARRAANANSLFVLAMLMISTIHSLFEYPLWYLPFLLGVTLLLGFSPAPAIGLPVRSSLRRFFATVLAVAVLAYAATGVSHFRNLSAWLYPSPSPAENVERIRSLVDLGRNPLWSYEADLVLSGYQIPSRQLVAVQRPLFERLASYRPYPNVLQKLAVARQMQGDTRGAKEALAMAVAAYPGLTPAYMAYFAQMKDPAMKPLAAFTARAAQAYKAGGPVAAADAASALLKVSRR from the coding sequence ATGTTGCTGGCACCTCTTTCCTTTGCGTTCCTCAGCCCTTTGCGCTACGCGCCATTGCCCGACTGGTGCAGCGACGTCGCCGCCGCCGCCTTGATCGCGCTCGCCGCGTTGTTCGCTGCCTGGCTGCCATCCGTTTCGCCGTCGGCGCGGCTGCACCGGGTCCAGCTCGGACTGGCCGCGTTGGCCGTGGGCTTGGTGCTGCCTTCGTTGAGCGTGATGCCCGCCTATCCGGGCGTGGCGCTGCAGGCCGCCACCGTGCTGCTGCTTCTAATGCTCGCCGCGTCGCTCCAGCAGCAGGCTATCGCGCGTCTGGGTCGCGACGCCGTGCTGACAACTTTTGCCGCCGTCGTGCTACTCGGCGCCTTGCTGCAGGCGGCGATCGGCTTCGCCCAAGCGCTCGGCCTCGCGCCGCTGGCGCAGGGCTGGTTGCTGTTCGACATGAACGCGCCGACCACGGTGCTCGGCAACATCGGTCAGCGCAACCAGCTCGGTCACTACCTCGGCTGGGGGCTGGTGTCGGCCTGCTATCTGCACAGCGTCGGCCGGCTGCGCATCGGTCTGTTCGTCCCGGTCGCGCTGGCGCTGGCCTTGCTGATGGGCTGGTCCGCTTCGCGCTTGGTGCTCGGCTACGGCCTCGGTCTCGGCGTACTGACGCTGATCTGGCTGCGGCGCGCCGACGACGGCGCTTTGAGGCGGTTCGGCAAGGCGGCAGGGATCGCGCTGCTGTGCCTGGCGGTCTGCCTGTTGTGGAGCCAGGAGATCAACGCTTTCCTGCGCTGGCTCGGTTTGCCGGTTCATGCGGCCAGCGGTTCCGAGCGCATGATGGACGCCGGCTTCGGCGCGCGCCGCCGTGTCGAATGGGCGAAGGCTTGGCGAGTCTTTCTCGACCATCCGCTGGCCGGCGTCGGCTGGGGGGGGTATGCCTACGAGAGCGTGCGCCTCGAGGCACTCGGCCTCTTTGGTCGCATGCCGGAGAATGCGCTGTTCACGCATACGCACAATATCTTCATGCAATTGCTGGCCGAGACGGGTGTCGCCGGCACCATTATCGTCGTCGGTGGTGGCTTGTGGGCGGCATGGCCCTTGTTTGCCCGGCGGGCGGCGAACGCTAACAGCCTGTTCGTCCTCGCGATGCTGATGATCAGTACGATCCACAGCCTGTTCGAGTATCCGTTGTGGTATCTGCCCTTCCTGCTGGGTGTGACGCTGTTGCTGGGGTTTTCTCCGGCGCCGGCGATCGGCCTGCCGGTGCGTTCTTCCTTGCGCCGTTTCTTCGCGACCGTGTTGGCGGTCGCCGTGCTCGCCTACGCGGCGACCGGCGTGTCGCACTTCCGCAACCTGAGCGCTTGGCTCTACCCGTCGCCGTCGCCGGCCGAGAACGTCGAGCGCATCCGTTCCCTGGTCGACCTCGGCCGCAACCCGCTGTGGTCGTACGAGGCCGACCTGGTCTTGTCGGGTTATCAGATCCCGAGCCGTCAACTCGTGGCCGTTCAGCGCCCGCTGTTCGAGCGGCTGGCGAGCTACCGGCCGTATCCGAACGTGCTGCAGAAGCTGGCCGTCGCCAGGCAGATGCAAGGCGATACGCGCGGCGCCAAAGAGGCGCTGGCGATGGCGGTCGCCGCCTATCCGGGGCTGACGCCCGCCTACATGGCCTACTTTGCGCAGATGAAAGACCCGGCGATGAAACCGCTGGCCGCGTTCACCGCGCGCGCCGCGCAAGCCTACAAGGCCGGCGGGCC
- a CDS encoding pilin translates to MKKAQQGFTLIELMIVVAIIGILAAIAIPAYQDYTVRAKVSEGMQAAAAAKTAVSEFALTNNVLPVSNASAGVTSTTSKYVTSLTVGTSGVITVVLNAANVGGEVASGANQFALTPTLSSTGVEWRCAVAASSGINVKYLPANCRG, encoded by the coding sequence ATGAAGAAGGCACAACAGGGCTTTACCTTGATCGAACTGATGATCGTCGTCGCGATCATCGGTATTTTGGCCGCGATCGCGATTCCGGCGTACCAGGATTACACGGTACGAGCCAAAGTAAGTGAAGGTATGCAAGCTGCAGCAGCGGCCAAAACGGCCGTTTCTGAATTTGCGTTGACTAATAACGTGTTGCCGGTCAGCAATGCGTCGGCAGGAGTTACGTCGACCACTTCAAAATACGTTACCAGCCTTACTGTTGGGACTAGTGGGGTGATTACTGTAGTGCTGAATGCGGCGAATGTCGGTGGCGAGGTTGCGAGTGGTGCAAACCAATTTGCTCTGACGCCTACCCTGTCTTCTACTGGGGTCGAGTGGAGGTGCGCTGTAGCGGCCTCGTCTGGTATCAATGTGAAATATTTGCCGGCCAACTGCCGCGGCTAA
- a CDS encoding pilin, producing MKDREQGFTLIELMIVIAIVGILAAMAITAYQDYTKRAYLAEAMGFAGSVKTSAEEYHASKGAWPTSNASAGLQEPEAYWGEAVKALTLAASGSVGVIRITLNDKVQDNAQVWLASEEDASGSYRWRCGGESTLRRLMPSSCRE from the coding sequence ATGAAAGACCGTGAACAAGGTTTCACGCTGATAGAGCTGATGATCGTGATCGCGATTGTCGGCATCCTCGCAGCGATGGCGATAACCGCGTATCAGGACTACACCAAGCGCGCTTATCTGGCCGAGGCGATGGGCTTCGCCGGCAGCGTGAAAACGTCGGCCGAGGAGTATCACGCGTCGAAGGGGGCTTGGCCGACCAGCAACGCGTCGGCGGGACTGCAGGAACCGGAGGCTTACTGGGGCGAAGCCGTGAAGGCGTTGACCCTGGCGGCATCGGGTTCGGTCGGCGTGATCCGGATCACGTTGAACGACAAGGTGCAGGACAACGCCCAAGTCTGGCTCGCCTCCGAAGAGGACGCGAGCGGTTCCTACCGCTGGCGCTGCGGCGGAGAGTCCACTTTGCGACGGCTTATGCCTTCCAGTTGCCGGGAATGA
- the bioA gene encoding adenosylmethionine--8-amino-7-oxononanoate transaminase yields MSESSDWLERSRRAVWHPCTQMKRHERLPLIPIARGDGAWLIDFDGKRYLDAVSSWWVNLFGHGHPAIKDAIKAQLDTLEHVMLAGFTHAPVVELSERLAALSGLGHAFYGSDGSSATEIALKMSFHYWKNLGQAQKCRFVSLENGYHGETVGALAVTDVPLFSATYAELTHKGLRVPTPDARLALPGESAADVAARAATALENVLAKRHGEIAALILEPLVQGAAGMAMYHPDYLKRARTACERYGVHLIADEIAVGFGRTGTLFACEQAGIRPDFLCLSKGITGGFLPLSCVLTTDSVYDAFYDDDVARGFLHSHSYTGNPLACSAALAVLDLFEREDVLSANRDKAERFSKLMAPLAEHEAVRHFRHTGMIWAFDVTTSRADFSQAFFSAMLEKSCLTRPIGQSVYFMPPYVVDDEQMAQLVDATLETLSTLRLAGDDEAAEAALP; encoded by the coding sequence GTGAGCGAATCCAGCGACTGGCTCGAACGCAGCCGACGCGCGGTATGGCACCCGTGCACCCAGATGAAACGCCACGAGCGGCTGCCGCTGATCCCGATCGCGCGCGGCGACGGCGCGTGGCTGATCGATTTCGACGGCAAGCGCTACCTCGACGCGGTCAGCTCGTGGTGGGTGAACCTGTTCGGCCACGGCCATCCGGCGATCAAGGACGCGATCAAGGCGCAGCTCGACACGCTCGAGCACGTGATGCTGGCCGGTTTCACCCACGCGCCGGTGGTAGAACTATCGGAGCGGCTCGCCGCGCTGTCCGGCCTCGGCCACGCGTTCTACGGCTCGGACGGCTCGAGCGCGACCGAGATCGCGCTGAAGATGAGCTTCCACTACTGGAAGAACCTCGGCCAGGCGCAAAAGTGCCGCTTCGTCAGCCTGGAGAACGGCTACCACGGCGAGACGGTAGGCGCGCTGGCTGTGACCGACGTGCCGCTGTTTTCGGCGACCTACGCCGAACTTACGCACAAGGGCCTGCGCGTGCCGACGCCCGACGCGCGCCTCGCCTTGCCCGGCGAGAGCGCCGCCGACGTCGCTGCGCGCGCCGCGACCGCGCTCGAGAACGTGCTGGCCAAGCGTCACGGCGAGATCGCCGCGCTGATCCTCGAGCCGCTGGTGCAGGGCGCCGCCGGGATGGCGATGTACCACCCCGACTATCTGAAGCGCGCGCGCACCGCGTGCGAGCGCTACGGCGTGCACCTGATCGCCGACGAGATCGCGGTCGGCTTCGGCCGCACCGGTACGCTGTTCGCGTGCGAGCAGGCCGGCATCCGTCCCGACTTCCTGTGCCTGTCGAAAGGCATCACCGGCGGATTTTTGCCGCTGTCGTGCGTATTGACGACCGATTCGGTATACGATGCATTTTATGACGATGACGTCGCGCGCGGCTTCCTGCATTCGCACAGCTATACCGGCAACCCGCTCGCGTGCAGCGCGGCGCTCGCGGTGCTCGACCTGTTCGAGCGCGAAGACGTGCTGTCCGCCAACCGCGACAAGGCCGAGCGCTTCAGCAAGCTGATGGCGCCGTTGGCCGAGCATGAAGCGGTGCGACATTTTCGCCACACCGGCATGATCTGGGCGTTCGACGTTACGACGTCGCGCGCCGACTTCTCGCAGGCCTTCTTCTCGGCGATGCTGGAAAAATCGTGCCTGACGCGACCGATCGGCCAATCGGTCTACTTCATGCCGCCTTACGTGGTCGACGACGAGCAGATGGCGCAACTCGTCGATGCGACCCTCGAAACGCTGTCGACGCTGCGCCTGGCCGGCGACGACGAAGCCGCCGAGGCGGCCCTGCCCTGA
- the proB gene encoding glutamate 5-kinase produces the protein MQSVIHAASRIVVKVGSSLVTNDGKGLDRDALARWAAEIADLRRRGKEVVLVSSGAIAEGCQRLGWTTRPKAVHELQAAAAVGQMGLAQAYETAFSLHGQKTAQVLLTHEDLADRTRYLNARSTLTALLALNVVPIINENDTVVTDEIRFGDNDTLGALVTNLIEADALVILTDQQGLYTADPRKDPAAEFVHEAQAGDMALEAMAGGAGSSVGTGGMYTKIVAAKRAARSGAATVIASGREANVLSRLADGEGIGTQLIAPTTRMAARKQWLADHLKLSGRLVLDAGAARALRENGVSLLPIGVIGVDGDFLRGEAVACVDENGAEVARGLVNYSSDEARLIMRHPTREIETVLGYLVEPELIHRDNMVSL, from the coding sequence ATGCAATCGGTCATTCACGCGGCCAGCCGCATCGTGGTCAAGGTGGGCTCGAGCCTCGTCACCAACGACGGCAAGGGGCTGGACAGGGACGCGCTCGCGCGCTGGGCGGCGGAAATCGCCGACCTCAGGCGCCGCGGCAAGGAAGTGGTGTTGGTGTCCTCGGGCGCGATCGCCGAGGGCTGCCAGCGCCTCGGCTGGACGACGCGGCCGAAGGCGGTGCACGAGCTGCAGGCCGCCGCCGCGGTCGGCCAGATGGGGCTCGCTCAGGCCTACGAGACCGCGTTCTCGCTGCACGGCCAGAAGACCGCGCAGGTGCTGCTCACGCACGAAGACCTCGCCGACCGCACCCGCTATCTCAACGCGCGCTCGACGCTGACCGCGCTGTTGGCGCTGAACGTCGTGCCTATCATCAACGAGAACGACACCGTCGTCACCGACGAGATCCGCTTCGGCGACAACGACACGCTCGGCGCGCTCGTCACCAACCTGATCGAGGCCGACGCGCTCGTCATCCTCACCGACCAGCAGGGCCTGTACACCGCCGACCCGCGCAAGGACCCGGCCGCCGAGTTCGTTCACGAGGCACAAGCGGGGGATATGGCGCTCGAGGCGATGGCCGGCGGCGCGGGTTCCAGCGTCGGCACCGGCGGCATGTACACCAAGATCGTCGCCGCCAAGCGCGCGGCACGCAGCGGCGCGGCGACGGTGATCGCCAGCGGCCGCGAAGCGAACGTGCTGTCGCGGCTCGCCGACGGCGAAGGCATTGGCACGCAGCTGATCGCGCCGACCACGCGCATGGCCGCGCGCAAACAATGGCTGGCCGACCATCTGAAACTGTCCGGCCGTCTGGTGCTCGACGCCGGCGCGGCGCGCGCCTTGCGCGAGAACGGCGTCAGCCTGCTGCCGATCGGCGTGATCGGCGTCGACGGCGACTTCCTGCGCGGAGAGGCGGTCGCCTGCGTCGACGAGAACGGCGCCGAGGTCGCGCGCGGCCTCGTCAACTACAGCTCGGACGAGGCGAGGCTGATCATGCGCCACCCGACGCGCGAGATCGAAACGGTGCTCGGCTATCTGGTCGAACCAGAGCTGATCCACCGCGACAATATGGTCAGCCTGTGA
- a CDS encoding NADPH-dependent 2,4-dienoyl-CoA reductase: MTAYPALLAPLDLGFTTLKNRVLMGSMHTGLEEAPQGFEKMAAFYAERARGGVGLIVTGGVAPNEEGRVAEGAAMLTDEAEVPHHRLVTDAVHEAGGKIALQILHTGRYSYQETLVAPSALLAPVNFYTPHEMSEDDIERTIADFARCARLAQAAGYDGVEVMGSEGYLINQFIARRTNHRTDRWGGAFENRIRFPLEVLKAVRAATGPDFIIIYRLSMLDLVDDGSSWDEVVALAKEVEKAGATIINTGIGWHEARVPTIATMVPRGGFSWVTRRLKGEVKLPLITTNRINTPEVAEQILAEGSADMVSMARPFLADPAFVAKAAAGKPETINTCIGCNQACLDHIFQGRLTSCLVNPFACRETELKVEPATMKKTIAVVGAGPAGLAFSCTAAERGHAVTLFDAADQIGGQFNIAKQIPGKEEFHETLRYFGERLKSAGVQVKLGQRVAASDLERFDEVVLATGIAPRLPDVDGIDHPKVLSYLDVLRHNKPVGKTVAIIGAGGIGFDVAEYLTQDGESTSLDPSAFMTEWGVDMNVSRPGGLAPQGPQPHPSPRKVWLLQRKNSKPGEKLGKTTGWIHRASLKMKGVEMQGGVSYDRIDDAGLHVTIGGEEATLAVDNVIVCAGQEPLRELAEPLKALGKPVHLIGGADVATELDAKRAIDQGTRLALAI, encoded by the coding sequence ATGACCGCTTACCCCGCCTTGCTCGCCCCGCTCGACCTGGGCTTCACGACGCTGAAAAACCGCGTGCTGATGGGGTCGATGCACACCGGCCTCGAAGAGGCGCCGCAAGGCTTCGAAAAGATGGCCGCCTTCTACGCCGAGCGCGCGCGCGGCGGCGTCGGCCTGATCGTCACCGGCGGCGTGGCGCCGAACGAGGAAGGCCGCGTCGCCGAGGGCGCGGCGATGCTCACGGACGAAGCAGAGGTGCCCCACCACCGCCTCGTCACCGACGCGGTGCACGAAGCAGGCGGCAAGATCGCGCTGCAGATCCTGCACACCGGGCGCTACAGCTATCAGGAAACGCTGGTCGCGCCGTCTGCATTGCTCGCGCCGGTCAACTTCTACACGCCGCACGAGATGAGCGAAGATGACATCGAGCGCACCATCGCCGATTTCGCGCGCTGCGCGAGGCTCGCTCAAGCCGCCGGCTACGACGGCGTCGAGGTGATGGGTTCCGAGGGCTATCTGATCAACCAGTTCATCGCGCGCCGCACCAACCACCGCACCGATCGTTGGGGCGGCGCGTTCGAGAACCGCATCCGCTTCCCACTCGAAGTGCTGAAAGCCGTACGCGCGGCGACGGGTCCCGACTTCATCATCATCTACCGGCTATCTATGCTCGACCTGGTCGACGACGGCAGCTCGTGGGATGAAGTCGTCGCGCTCGCCAAGGAGGTCGAAAAGGCCGGCGCGACGATCATCAACACCGGCATCGGCTGGCACGAGGCGCGCGTGCCGACCATCGCAACCATGGTGCCGCGCGGCGGCTTCTCATGGGTGACCCGCCGCCTCAAGGGCGAGGTGAAGCTGCCCTTGATCACCACCAACCGCATCAACACGCCCGAGGTCGCCGAACAAATCCTCGCCGAAGGCTCGGCCGACATGGTGTCGATGGCGCGGCCCTTCCTCGCCGACCCGGCCTTCGTCGCCAAGGCGGCGGCCGGCAAGCCCGAGACGATCAACACCTGCATCGGCTGCAACCAGGCCTGTCTCGACCACATCTTCCAGGGCCGGCTGACGTCGTGCCTCGTCAACCCCTTCGCGTGTCGCGAGACCGAGCTCAAGGTCGAACCGGCGACGATGAAGAAGACGATCGCCGTCGTAGGCGCGGGCCCGGCCGGCCTCGCATTTTCGTGCACCGCCGCCGAGCGCGGCCACGCGGTGACCTTGTTCGACGCGGCGGATCAGATCGGCGGCCAGTTCAATATCGCCAAGCAGATCCCCGGCAAGGAAGAATTCCACGAGACGTTGCGCTACTTTGGCGAACGGCTGAAGTCGGCCGGCGTTCAAGTTAAGCTCGGCCAACGTGTCGCCGCGTCGGACCTCGAACGCTTCGACGAGGTCGTGCTCGCCACCGGCATCGCGCCGCGCCTGCCCGACGTCGACGGCATCGACCATCCGAAGGTCTTGAGCTATTTGGATGTATTGCGCCACAACAAGCCGGTAGGCAAGACGGTGGCGATCATCGGCGCCGGCGGCATCGGCTTCGACGTCGCCGAATACCTGACGCAGGACGGCGAATCGACGTCGCTCGATCCGTCCGCCTTCATGACCGAGTGGGGCGTTGACATGAACGTCAGCCGCCCCGGCGGCCTCGCGCCGCAGGGCCCGCAGCCGCACCCGAGTCCGCGCAAGGTGTGGCTGCTGCAGCGCAAGAACAGCAAGCCCGGCGAAAAGCTCGGCAAGACTACCGGCTGGATCCACCGCGCGAGCCTGAAGATGAAGGGCGTAGAGATGCAGGGCGGCGTCAGCTACGACCGCATCGACGACGCCGGCCTGCACGTGACGATAGGCGGCGAGGAGGCGACGCTCGCGGTCGACAACGTGATCGTCTGCGCCGGCCAGGAGCCGCTGCGCGAGTTGGCCGAGCCCTTGAAGGCGCTCGGCAAGCCGGTGCACCTGATCGGCGGCGCCGACGTCGCGACGGAGCTGGACGCCAAGCGCGCGATCGACCAGGGCACGCGCCTCGCGCTCGCGATCTGA
- a CDS encoding GNAT family N-acetyltransferase produces MTPYPVTVREARLQDADTVADLVLALMAEICARTDLRHSAFDVAENRQSCRERLNGGETRALIAEMAGRAVGVATLASAEGIGVVQECYVRPEWRSHGVGQRLLCEAQTLGRADGWRALEVTTPPLPAFARSFAFYQANGLAPVAGRKMRRTLD; encoded by the coding sequence ATGACACCGTACCCCGTGACCGTGCGCGAAGCCCGCCTCCAGGATGCCGATACCGTGGCCGACCTGGTGCTGGCGCTGATGGCCGAAATCTGCGCCCGCACCGACCTGCGCCATTCGGCGTTCGACGTCGCTGAAAACCGTCAATCCTGCCGCGAACGGCTGAACGGCGGCGAGACCCGCGCGCTGATCGCCGAAATGGCCGGCCGCGCCGTCGGCGTCGCCACCCTCGCCAGCGCCGAAGGCATCGGCGTCGTGCAGGAGTGCTACGTGCGCCCCGAATGGCGCTCGCACGGTGTAGGCCAACGCCTGTTGTGTGAGGCGCAGACGCTGGGTCGCGCCGACGGCTGGCGCGCGCTCGAAGTCACCACGCCGCCGCTGCCCGCGTTTGCCCGCTCCTTCGCCTTCTACCAGGCCAACGGCCTCGCGCCGGTGGCGGGGCGCAAGATGCGGCGCACGCTCGACTGA
- a CDS encoding TlpA family protein disulfide reductase, translated as MKNRIVTTRLLSIALAACLAAAALPASANPVFAGARFADLSGRPVSLDVFKGKVTVVNFWATWCAPCREEMPMLDKVARELKGRGMTMVGIALDQPAEVRPFVKQLKIGYPVWMGDANTMNLMRGLGNPSGGLPYTVVLDRDGKVVARLLGAVSEANLRAAVEPRL; from the coding sequence ATGAAAAACCGAATCGTCACAACCCGGCTGCTGAGCATCGCGCTGGCGGCCTGTCTAGCCGCCGCCGCGCTGCCGGCCTCGGCCAACCCGGTGTTTGCCGGCGCGCGCTTCGCCGATCTGTCCGGCCGGCCGGTGAGCCTCGACGTGTTCAAGGGCAAGGTCACCGTGGTCAATTTCTGGGCGACCTGGTGTGCACCGTGCCGCGAAGAGATGCCGATGCTCGACAAGGTCGCGCGCGAGCTGAAGGGCCGCGGCATGACGATGGTCGGCATCGCACTCGACCAGCCGGCCGAGGTCAGACCCTTCGTCAAGCAACTGAAGATCGGCTACCCGGTGTGGATGGGCGACGCGAACACGATGAATCTGATGCGCGGCCTCGGCAACCCGTCGGGCGGTCTGCCGTACACCGTGGTGCTCGACCGCGACGGCAAGGTCGTCGCGCGATTGCTCGGCGCCGTCAGCGAGGCCAACCTGCGCGCGGCGGTCGAACCGCGGCTGTGA
- a CDS encoding carbohydrate kinase family protein — MSLLVCGSLAFDTLLAFEDRFADHILPDHLAKLSAAFRVPVMRREWGGCAGNIAYTLGLLGEAPWVLGAVGADFAPYRAHLAANGVETDAIRVLPDAYTAQCFIISDVDANQITAFHPGAMDRSAECSVADLPTLPKLAIVAPSGREGTLKFAEELSAAGIPFVFDPGQELPLFARDELIGLIDAAAYVTVNDYESELLLQRAGLTLAEIADKVDALIVTRGAAGSDIYTGGERLSIPAAALEAELADPAGCGDAYRAGLLYGLAHGLSWADTGHVASLLGALVAEQSGAQNHRFDIDSLAARYRRAYGHGWPLR, encoded by the coding sequence ATGAGTCTCCTCGTCTGCGGGTCGCTGGCCTTCGACACCCTGCTCGCCTTCGAAGACCGTTTCGCCGATCACATCCTGCCCGATCACCTCGCCAAGCTGTCGGCCGCGTTCCGCGTGCCCGTCATGCGCCGCGAATGGGGCGGCTGCGCCGGCAACATCGCCTACACGCTGGGCCTGCTCGGCGAAGCGCCGTGGGTGCTCGGCGCGGTGGGCGCCGACTTCGCGCCGTATCGAGCCCATTTGGCGGCCAACGGCGTCGAAACCGACGCGATCCGCGTGCTGCCCGACGCGTACACCGCGCAGTGCTTCATCATCAGCGACGTGGACGCCAACCAGATCACCGCCTTCCACCCGGGCGCGATGGATCGCTCGGCCGAGTGCAGCGTCGCCGACCTGCCGACGTTGCCCAAGCTCGCCATCGTCGCCCCGAGCGGCCGCGAAGGCACGCTGAAGTTCGCCGAAGAACTGAGCGCCGCCGGCATCCCCTTCGTGTTCGACCCGGGCCAGGAGCTGCCGCTGTTCGCGCGCGACGAACTCATCGGGCTGATCGACGCCGCGGCCTACGTCACCGTCAACGACTACGAATCGGAACTGCTGCTGCAGCGGGCCGGCCTGACCTTAGCCGAGATCGCCGACAAGGTCGACGCGCTGATCGTCACGCGCGGCGCGGCCGGCTCCGACATCTACACCGGCGGCGAGCGGCTTTCCATCCCCGCTGCCGCGCTCGAAGCCGAACTGGCAGACCCGGCCGGCTGCGGCGACGCCTACCGCGCCGGCCTCTTGTACGGCCTCGCGCACGGCCTTTCCTGGGCCGACACCGGCCACGTCGCGAGCCTTCTGGGCGCGCTCGTCGCCGAGCAATCGGGCGCGCAGAACCACCGTTTCGATATTGATAGCCTCGCCGCGCGCTACCGCCGCGCCTATGGTCACGGTTGGCCGTTGCGCTAA